From the Clostridium putrefaciens genome, one window contains:
- a CDS encoding FUSC family protein, producing MKIGMRTIKTALAVSICILISRIFPINNALYACIAAIITMGSTVSNSYKSGVNRIKGTIVGAIVGLVMSLIAPGNILLVGIGIVIIITICNYFKWDKSIAISCTVFCVIFISLNGRSPLEYSIYRTLDTVIGIVVSLVVNYTIAPPKIHENVVMSYKSLKDELFNLCKSAILNPTKFNLDEFKHYIDALDRSIKMHDEEFFSKTEGLELIDDYKEFMKDTRRLYIYFEMMGTMQEDLLILNNDNRKTYEEIFNSTYEIELKDIKFLEKTFVIEEENIVYNYNVNKICNILKNIQSNPIRI from the coding sequence ATGAAAATAGGTATGAGAACTATAAAAACTGCCTTAGCGGTTTCTATATGCATTCTTATTTCTAGAATATTTCCAATAAACAATGCACTCTATGCCTGCATTGCAGCTATTATAACTATGGGCAGTACTGTGTCTAACTCATATAAGTCAGGGGTAAATAGGATAAAAGGAACTATTGTAGGAGCTATTGTAGGGCTTGTAATGTCTCTCATAGCTCCAGGCAATATACTTCTTGTAGGTATTGGAATAGTTATAATAATTACTATATGCAACTACTTTAAGTGGGACAAATCCATTGCAATATCTTGTACTGTATTTTGTGTTATATTTATAAGCTTAAATGGAAGAAGTCCTTTAGAGTACAGTATATATAGGACATTGGATACTGTAATAGGTATAGTTGTATCTTTAGTAGTTAACTATACTATTGCCCCACCTAAGATACATGAAAATGTAGTTATGTCTTATAAAAGTTTAAAAGATGAACTATTTAATTTATGTAAAAGTGCCATATTAAATCCTACTAAGTTTAATTTAGATGAGTTTAAACACTATATAGATGCTTTAGATAGGAGCATAAAGATGCATGATGAGGAGTTCTTCTCTAAAACTGAAGGGTTAGAACTAATAGATGATTATAAAGAATTTATGAAAGATACTAGAAGATTATATATTTATTTTGAAATGATGGGTACTATGCAAGAAGATTTATTAATACTAAATAATGATAATAGAAAAACATATGAAGAAATTTTCAATTCTACCTATGAAATAGAATTAAAGGATATTAAGTTTTTAGAAAAAACATTTGTTATAGAGGAAGAAAATATAGTATATAATTATAATGTTAATAAGATATGCAATATATTAAAAAACATACAAAGTAATCCTATAAGAATATGA
- a CDS encoding peroxiredoxin, with the protein MERLVGKPAPCFKMNAVKGDGSDFLEIKSEDYKGKWLVMFFYPLDFTFVCPTEITAFSDRIEDFKKLGAEVLTVSCDSEYSHQAWIKQDKANGGLGQINFPMASDKRYGVAKDYGVFVEEEAISLRGLFIIDPDGEVKYQVVHDLNVGRNVDETIRVLKALQTGGMCPANWEEGESLL; encoded by the coding sequence ATGGAAAGATTAGTAGGTAAACCAGCACCTTGTTTTAAAATGAATGCAGTTAAGGGTGACGGAAGTGACTTTTTAGAAATCAAATCAGAGGATTACAAGGGGAAATGGTTAGTTATGTTCTTCTATCCACTAGATTTCACTTTTGTATGCCCAACAGAAATAACAGCTTTTAGTGATAGAATTGAAGATTTCAAGAAACTTGGAGCAGAAGTTTTAACAGTAAGTTGTGATAGTGAATATTCTCACCAAGCTTGGATAAAACAAGATAAAGCTAATGGAGGACTTGGACAAATTAACTTCCCAATGGCTTCTGATAAAAGATATGGAGTAGCTAAAGATTATGGAGTATTCGTAGAAGAAGAGGCTATTTCATTAAGAGGTCTATTTATAATAGATCCAGATGGAGAAGTGAAATATCAAGTAGTTCATGATTTAAATGTAGGAAGAAATGTAGATGAGACAATTAGAGTGTTAAAAGCACTTCAAACTGGTGGAATGTGTCCAGCTAACTGGGAAGAGGGAGAATCTTTACTTTAA
- the mreC gene encoding rod shape-determining protein MreC gives MKFFKNKLAVTVIVLSVTFLVIIGYTSKKQGKDKVSSAVGVTLNPVQKVFYSINDNVKGFLNFIFNFSDVKSENTELKKKNSELSSKSIEYDSLKNENQRLREMLDFKSQRDEYNYIGANIINKAGGSILESFTIDKGLKHGVKVGMVAIDPKGLVGQVTDVTNSWSTIQPITSENVAVGALVESTRDTTGVVKGYRDNNKAVARLEYIDANSEIKEGDVILTSASGDSYPKEIKIGVVLSIKEDKAKMGKTAIIEPYVDFNKLEELYLVVPTSNENNNIKY, from the coding sequence ATGAAGTTTTTTAAAAACAAACTGGCAGTAACTGTAATAGTGCTGTCAGTTACATTTTTAGTTATAATAGGCTATACATCAAAAAAACAGGGAAAAGATAAAGTAAGCAGTGCGGTAGGAGTTACTTTAAATCCAGTCCAAAAAGTATTTTATAGTATAAATGATAATGTTAAAGGGTTTTTGAATTTTATTTTTAATTTTTCAGATGTTAAAAGTGAAAATACAGAGCTAAAAAAGAAAAACAGTGAACTTTCATCTAAATCAATTGAATACGACTCTCTAAAAAATGAAAATCAAAGGTTAAGGGAAATGTTAGATTTTAAAAGTCAAAGGGATGAGTACAATTATATTGGTGCTAATATAATAAATAAAGCTGGAGGAAGTATACTAGAGAGCTTTACTATTGATAAAGGCTTAAAACATGGAGTTAAGGTAGGAATGGTGGCTATAGATCCTAAAGGACTTGTGGGTCAAGTTACCGATGTTACTAACAGTTGGTCTACAATACAACCAATTACAAGTGAAAATGTTGCAGTAGGGGCATTAGTTGAAAGCACTAGGGACACTACAGGTGTGGTTAAAGGCTATAGAGATAATAACAAGGCAGTTGCAAGGCTAGAATATATTGATGCAAACTCTGAAATCAAAGAAGGGGATGTTATACTTACATCAGCATCAGGAGACAGTTATCCAAAGGAAATAAAAATAGGCGTAGTACTTTCTATTAAAGAAGATAAAGCTAAAATGGGTAAGACTGCTATTATTGAACCTTATGTAGACTTTAACAAATTAGAAGAATTATACTTAGTAGTACCAACTAGTAATGAAAACAACAATATAAAATATTAA
- a CDS encoding sulfurtransferase yields MKNLMKIEDFLNIKDDKEFVLLDCRFNLSDKEYGKNAFYEGHIKGAIYVDLETELTGEVKEHGGRHPLPNLKNFTKDMNKKFIDDDIDVIIYDDGDLAAASRLWWLFKYIGKENVYIIEEGINAWKDRNLPLEQEETINDDRRVGTLSLNIKDDMYCDMQYVKDNLDTIFIMDVREEERYLGDVEPIDKKAGHIPGAKNYFWKDNFNDLKVKPKEELKELLKGLEEKEAIIVHCGSGITGSVSVMILDEMGIKVKLYSGSWSDWISYDENPIVMGEER; encoded by the coding sequence ATGAAAAATTTAATGAAAATTGAGGACTTCTTAAACATAAAGGATGATAAAGAATTTGTACTTTTAGACTGTAGATTTAATTTAAGTGATAAAGAATATGGTAAAAATGCATTTTATGAAGGACATATAAAGGGAGCTATATATGTAGATTTAGAAACTGAGTTAACAGGAGAAGTCAAAGAACATGGAGGAAGACACCCTCTTCCAAATTTAAAAAACTTCACAAAAGATATGAATAAAAAGTTTATAGATGATGATATAGATGTTATTATATATGATGATGGAGATTTAGCTGCGGCATCTAGGCTTTGGTGGCTATTTAAGTATATAGGAAAAGAAAATGTATATATAATAGAAGAAGGTATAAATGCGTGGAAAGATAGAAACCTTCCATTAGAACAAGAAGAAACTATTAATGATGATAGAAGAGTAGGAACATTATCTTTAAATATAAAAGATGATATGTACTGTGACATGCAATATGTAAAAGACAATCTCGATACCATTTTTATAATGGATGTTAGGGAAGAAGAAAGGTACTTAGGGGATGTTGAACCAATAGATAAAAAGGCAGGACATATTCCAGGGGCTAAAAACTATTTTTGGAAAGATAATTTTAATGATTTAAAGGTTAAGCCTAAAGAAGAGTTAAAGGAATTATTAAAGGGCTTAGAGGAAAAAGAAGCTATAATAGTGCACTGTGGATCTGGAATTACTGGAAGTGTAAGCGTAATGATTTTAGATGAAATGGGAATTAAAGTTAAACTTTATAGCGGTAGTTGGAGCGATTGGATAAGCTATGACGAAAATCCTATTGTAATGGGAGAAGAAAGATAA
- a CDS encoding M17 family metallopeptidase, which produces MIEISNSKRYSNILIFKFQNYDLNYPEDIKQILSFSKNSGTYKETECINTLGKCSYDNIYIVGLGLTEEYNNSKLFNGLGNFILNFKNKIKNIDILDNFTEDVGYTLGESIALSLYKYEGIKSKKDPIKLSNINLISDFESSITKGYEVGTSINLSRNLSNMPSNIVTPKYLVTTSQSIAKKHNLDIQIIDKFKLEQMGMGGILSVAKGSTNDPSLIVMQYLGDKDSKDIFAIVGKGVTFDAGGITLKPGKGMEKMIYDMVGGSIAIGLMDAIGKIKPNKNIMALIPVVENMPSSKSFKPGDVITTYSGKTVEIISTDAEGRMVLCDAITYAKELGANFIIDVATLTGSCANFLGDTNLGLFTNSNELAFTLTKSGREVDENLWRFPSNEEYLHQLKTPNADIKNSGTNCGAIVASKFLEYFAEDVAFAHIDIAGFMSNTKTTGAYDKGSTCIPFRTLLNFLTKE; this is translated from the coding sequence ATGATTGAAATTAGTAACAGTAAAAGATATTCTAATATTTTAATATTTAAATTTCAAAACTACGATCTAAATTATCCTGAAGATATAAAACAAATATTAAGCTTTTCAAAAAATAGTGGTACTTATAAGGAAACCGAATGTATAAATACACTTGGAAAGTGTAGCTATGATAATATTTATATAGTAGGTCTTGGACTTACTGAGGAATATAATAATTCAAAGCTTTTCAATGGACTAGGTAACTTTATTTTAAACTTTAAAAACAAAATTAAAAACATAGATATATTAGATAACTTCACTGAAGATGTAGGATATACCTTAGGTGAATCCATTGCATTATCTCTTTATAAATATGAAGGTATAAAATCTAAAAAGGACCCTATTAAATTATCTAATATTAATTTAATTTCAGATTTTGAATCTTCAATAACTAAGGGGTATGAGGTTGGTACTTCAATTAATCTTTCAAGAAACCTTTCTAATATGCCTTCTAATATTGTTACGCCTAAATATTTGGTGACAACTTCTCAAAGCATAGCAAAAAAGCATAACCTTGATATACAAATAATAGATAAGTTTAAGTTAGAACAAATGGGAATGGGTGGCATACTTTCAGTAGCTAAAGGAAGTACAAATGACCCAAGTCTTATAGTTATGCAATATTTAGGTGACAAAGATAGCAAAGATATATTTGCTATTGTAGGTAAAGGTGTGACCTTCGATGCCGGTGGCATAACCCTAAAGCCTGGTAAGGGAATGGAGAAGATGATTTATGATATGGTAGGAGGTTCTATAGCCATTGGACTTATGGATGCCATAGGAAAGATTAAACCAAATAAAAACATTATGGCTTTAATACCCGTTGTTGAAAATATGCCTTCTAGTAAATCTTTTAAGCCTGGGGATGTTATAACAACCTATAGCGGAAAAACTGTAGAGATAATATCTACTGATGCCGAAGGAAGAATGGTGCTTTGTGATGCTATAACTTATGCTAAGGAATTAGGAGCAAATTTTATAATTGATGTTGCAACACTTACAGGTTCTTGTGCTAATTTTTTAGGAGACACAAATTTAGGTCTTTTTACAAATTCTAACGAACTAGCTTTTACACTTACAAAGTCAGGAAGAGAAGTAGATGAAAATCTCTGGAGATTCCCCAGTAATGAAGAGTACTTACATCAGCTAAAAACCCCTAATGCTGACATAAAAAATAGTGGAACAAATTGTGGTGCTATTGTAGCTAGCAAGTTCTTAGAGTACTTTGCTGAAGATGTAGCCTTTGCTCACATAGATATAGCTGGGTTTATGTCTAATACTAAAACTACAGGTGCCTATGATAAGGGTTCTACTTGTATTCCTTTTAGAACCTTGTTAAACTTTTTGACTAAAGAATAA
- a CDS encoding rod shape-determining protein, with protein MGLFGNNKDMGIDLGTANTLVYVKGKGILLREPSVVAINTTTKKTLAVGAEAKQMIGRTPGNITAIRPMKDGVIADFDITQTMLKTFIEKVTSKSSFTSPRIIVCFPSGVTEVERRAIEEATKQAGAREVLLMEEPMAAAIGAGLPVDEPTGSMIVDIGGGTTEIAIISLGGIVTSKSLRVAGDELDHAIVSYIKKGHNLTIGERTSENIKMELGSAFKDEEEERKMDIKGRDIMTGLPKTIEISEEQIREALREPIALIIESIKTTLEKTPPELAADIMDKGIMLTGGGALLRGIDELISKETHIPVHISESPLDCVALGAGKALDNFDKISKR; from the coding sequence ATGGGACTATTTGGGAACAACAAGGATATGGGAATAGACTTAGGTACAGCTAATACTTTAGTATATGTAAAAGGGAAGGGGATATTACTTAGAGAACCTTCTGTAGTAGCTATAAATACTACTACTAAAAAGACTTTAGCTGTAGGCGCTGAGGCAAAACAAATGATAGGTAGAACACCTGGAAATATAACTGCTATAAGACCTATGAAAGATGGGGTTATTGCAGATTTTGATATAACTCAAACAATGCTAAAGACATTTATAGAAAAGGTAACATCAAAATCATCGTTTACTAGCCCAAGAATAATAGTATGCTTTCCATCAGGGGTTACAGAGGTTGAAAGAAGAGCTATTGAAGAAGCTACAAAGCAAGCAGGAGCTAGAGAAGTTCTACTTATGGAAGAACCTATGGCAGCGGCTATAGGAGCCGGACTTCCGGTTGATGAACCAACAGGAAGCATGATAGTAGACATCGGAGGAGGTACCACAGAGATTGCCATAATATCTTTAGGTGGTATTGTAACAAGCAAGTCATTAAGGGTTGCTGGAGATGAACTAGACCATGCCATTGTTAGTTACATAAAGAAGGGACATAACCTTACTATAGGTGAGAGGACTTCTGAAAATATTAAAATGGAACTTGGTTCAGCATTTAAAGATGAAGAAGAAGAAAGAAAGATGGACATTAAGGGAAGGGATATAATGACAGGACTTCCAAAGACCATAGAGATATCAGAAGAACAAATAAGAGAGGCACTAAGAGAGCCTATTGCTTTAATAATAGAGTCTATTAAAACTACACTAGAAAAAACACCACCAGAACTTGCAGCAGATATAATGGATAAAGGTATAATGCTTACAGGTGGCGGAGCTTTACTTAGAGGCATAGATGAACTTATAAGCAAAGAAACTCATATCCCTGTTCACATATCAGAATCACCACTAGATTGTGTGGCCTTAGGAGCAGGAAAAGCTTTAGATAATTTCGATAAAATAAGTAAAAGGTGA
- a CDS encoding DUF4321 domain-containing protein: protein MLKSVKKSRGLFILVIFIGGILGNFLGEFISNNLKSLEIFKIVYNIGLTNPIHLNLKIVEITFGMNFNLNIMSIVGVILAIILYRRY from the coding sequence ATGTTGAAAAGTGTAAAGAAAAGTAGGGGATTATTTATACTTGTTATATTTATTGGAGGGATTTTAGGGAATTTTCTAGGGGAATTTATTTCAAATAATTTAAAGTCACTTGAGATTTTTAAAATCGTATATAATATTGGATTGACAAACCCGATACATTTAAACTTGAAAATTGTGGAGATTACTTTTGGTATGAATTTTAATTTAAATATTATGTCTATAGTTGGTGTAATATTGGCTATAATACTATATAGAAGGTACTAA
- the radC gene encoding RadC family protein, giving the protein MKDSLKIMDLPKNERPQERLLRYGAISLSNSELLAIILRTGTSKENVLQLSSRVIKECDGVQGILNSSSEDLMSISGIKEAKASQILALVELSKRFHSYGSGKEYKIKTPKDVADLLMRDMGSLNKEILKVIYLNTKNIVIGVDTVSIGSLNSSIVHPREVFSYAIKKSSAAIIVCHNHPSGDVTPSIEDINITKRLKECGKILGIDLLDHIIIGKENYLSLKEKGII; this is encoded by the coding sequence ATGAAAGATAGTCTAAAAATCATGGATTTACCAAAGAATGAGAGACCTCAAGAAAGACTTTTAAGATATGGGGCTATTAGTCTTTCAAACTCAGAGCTTTTAGCTATAATATTAAGAACAGGAACATCTAAAGAAAATGTACTTCAACTCTCAAGTAGAGTAATTAAAGAGTGTGATGGTGTTCAAGGAATATTAAATAGCTCATCAGAAGACTTAATGAGTATAAGTGGAATAAAAGAAGCGAAGGCATCACAAATTCTAGCCTTAGTTGAGTTATCTAAAAGATTTCACAGTTACGGTTCTGGCAAGGAATATAAGATAAAGACTCCAAAGGATGTAGCAGACTTATTAATGAGAGATATGGGGAGTTTAAATAAAGAGATTTTAAAGGTAATATATCTTAACACTAAAAATATAGTAATAGGTGTAGATACAGTATCTATAGGCAGTTTAAATTCTTCTATAGTTCATCCAAGAGAGGTGTTTTCTTATGCTATTAAAAAAAGTAGTGCTGCTATTATTGTGTGCCATAACCATCCTTCAGGAGATGTTACTCCTAGTATAGAAGACATCAATATAACCAAAAGATTAAAAGAATGTGGGAAGATATTAGGCATTGATTTGTTAGATCATATAATAATTGGTAAAGAGAATTATCTTAGTTTAAAGGAAAAGGGAATAATATAG
- a CDS encoding GNAT family N-acetyltransferase produces MLSARCMFNFKNAIDDFVISDINKENLIDVRQWLNSQKDMDKDFDNKGITFEEMLERFLEYYISENEIFLKITKDKKIIGIFKGRFEFKDINQFVIWYFLIDEKYRNKGIGTKIITKLIEYSKEKMNIDEICSVTVKDNYDGIRFWESLGFKQMRVVKDFFERGDKTKDMIILKKH; encoded by the coding sequence ATGTTATCAGCAAGATGTATGTTTAATTTTAAAAATGCTATAGATGATTTTGTTATAAGCGATATTAATAAAGAAAACTTGATAGATGTTAGACAATGGCTAAATTCTCAAAAGGATATGGATAAGGATTTTGATAATAAAGGCATAACTTTTGAAGAAATGTTAGAAAGATTTTTAGAATATTATATAAGCGAAAATGAAATTTTCTTAAAAATAACTAAAGATAAAAAGATAATAGGTATCTTTAAGGGAAGATTTGAATTTAAAGATATAAATCAATTTGTAATATGGTACTTTTTAATAGATGAAAAGTATAGAAATAAAGGTATTGGAACTAAAATAATTACTAAGTTAATAGAATACAGTAAAGAAAAAATGAATATAGATGAAATTTGCTCAGTTACAGTAAAAGATAATTATGATGGAATAAGGTTTTGGGAGAGCTTAGGATTTAAGCAAATGAGAGTAGTTAAAGATTTTTTTGAAAGGGGTGACAAAACAAAAGATATGATTATCTTAAAAAAACATTGA
- a CDS encoding TVP38/TMEM64 family protein, with amino-acid sequence MNKKNRERLIISLFIVVFLIFMFINRGRLRQFISLGNFIAYVRSYGKYAFVCFILIFALKPLVLIVPSAMFSIAAGIVFGPVKGFVVNMIGFFLSGTLAFYLSRFLGKDFVDKILKGRALNFNNNMEKDGFKVLFLLRLPPVLPYDPLSYTSGLTKITYRSFILASVLGVIPETICYSYMGENILNPLSAKFIVPSLIVLSATVLSTLAFNKSKKTDNLSEKK; translated from the coding sequence ATGAATAAAAAAAATAGAGAGCGTTTAATTATAAGCTTGTTTATAGTGGTTTTTTTAATCTTTATGTTTATTAATAGAGGTAGACTAAGACAATTTATTTCCCTCGGAAATTTCATTGCTTATGTTAGAAGTTATGGAAAATATGCATTTGTTTGTTTTATATTAATATTTGCTTTAAAACCATTAGTATTAATAGTACCTTCAGCAATGTTTTCTATTGCAGCTGGGATAGTGTTTGGTCCTGTTAAAGGGTTTGTAGTGAATATGATTGGCTTTTTCTTATCTGGCACACTAGCTTTTTATCTTTCAAGATTTTTAGGAAAAGATTTTGTGGACAAGATATTAAAAGGACGAGCGTTGAATTTTAACAATAATATGGAAAAGGATGGATTCAAGGTGTTATTTCTTTTAAGACTTCCACCAGTGCTACCCTACGATCCATTAAGCTATACTAGTGGACTTACAAAAATAACATATAGATCATTTATACTAGCATCCGTGCTAGGTGTTATACCAGAGACTATATGCTATTCATATATGGGAGAAAACATATTAAATCCACTCTCAGCTAAGTTTATAGTACCTTCTTTAATAGTGTTATCAGCTACCGTATTATCTACGTTAGCGTTTAATAAAAGTAAAAAAACAGATAATCTATCTGAAAAGAAATAA
- a CDS encoding Maf-like protein — protein MNIILASASERRHELLKRIIKDFKITVSDFDEGSIEFKGNFEEYVKSLSRGKATSVANNCIDDAIIIGCDTIVAFNGEVLGKPKDENEAFNMLEKLSGGIHNVYSGVTLIRKSDNKIFEESVCTEVKFSNITKDDIRAYIKTGEPFDKAGAYGIQGYGGLFVEGIKGCYYNIVGLPINKLNYMLKQAII, from the coding sequence TTGAATATAATTTTAGCATCTGCTTCAGAAAGAAGGCATGAACTTTTAAAGAGAATTATAAAAGATTTTAAAATCACAGTAAGTGATTTTGATGAGGGTAGTATAGAATTCAAAGGAAACTTTGAAGAGTATGTAAAATCTTTATCTAGAGGAAAGGCCACATCTGTAGCTAACAATTGTATAGATGATGCTATAATAATAGGATGTGATACTATTGTAGCTTTTAATGGTGAAGTTTTGGGAAAACCTAAGGATGAAAATGAAGCTTTTAATATGTTAGAAAAATTAAGTGGAGGTATCCATAATGTTTATTCTGGCGTAACACTTATACGAAAAAGTGATAACAAGATTTTCGAAGAAAGTGTTTGTACTGAAGTGAAGTTTTCAAATATTACAAAAGATGACATAAGAGCATACATAAAAACAGGTGAGCCCTTTGATAAAGCGGGTGCTTATGGAATACAAGGTTATGGTGGCTTATTTGTTGAGGGAATAAAAGGCTGCTATTATAATATAGTAGGACTTCCTATAAATAAACTAAATTATATGCTAAAGCAGGCCATAATCTAA
- a CDS encoding SPOR domain-containing protein, with protein sequence MKYTRYNYKKKKPLNYFILFFICGVFVLSLAFGSVISKLLIKDKSNLKRDSNEVNIINKNKKAENGTLNFYLVQTGVFSKVENATENKKKLSELGYESFIIEDEGKQRVIIGIFEEEEATNIVKDIKGKGLDIARILLDIDKSNNESNEIAEIISANIKVFSKLREKEVMSIKTEEIKKWTSELESTKTKGRQNELLEEIKKFTLELPDEIKKEELNKYYEYIYIYHKKLIQNK encoded by the coding sequence ATGAAATACACAAGATATAATTATAAAAAGAAGAAACCTTTAAATTATTTTATATTGTTTTTTATTTGTGGAGTGTTTGTATTATCATTAGCTTTCGGAAGTGTAATATCAAAATTATTAATAAAAGATAAATCAAACTTAAAAAGAGATTCTAATGAAGTAAATATAATAAATAAAAATAAAAAGGCTGAAAATGGTACGTTAAACTTTTATTTAGTTCAAACAGGAGTTTTCAGTAAAGTAGAAAATGCTACAGAAAACAAAAAGAAGCTATCAGAACTTGGATATGAATCTTTTATAATAGAAGATGAGGGTAAGCAAAGGGTGATAATAGGTATATTTGAAGAAGAGGAAGCTACCAATATCGTAAAGGATATAAAGGGAAAAGGACTTGATATTGCAAGGATACTTTTAGATATAGATAAAAGTAATAATGAAAGCAATGAAATAGCTGAAATAATAAGTGCAAATATTAAAGTGTTTTCTAAATTAAGGGAAAAAGAAGTTATGTCTATTAAGACAGAAGAAATAAAGAAATGGACAAGTGAATTAGAGTCTACTAAAACAAAAGGAAGGCAAAATGAGCTTTTAGAAGAAATAAAAAAATTCACTTTAGAATTGCCAGATGAAATAAAAAAAGAAGAGTTAAATAAGTATTATGAATATATATATATATACCATAAAAAACTTATACAAAATAAGTAA
- a CDS encoding ABC transporter permease, with the protein MNAENTLNIYSLLIASSLVIVSIFISHSQKLKLEKEIMIGVIRAVIQLTLVGYVLNYVFGLKSYAFTTLLMLFMIFNASMNARKRGSNIHNVLLISLVSIGAGTIITLGVLVLSKSIKYEPYSVIPVSGMVIGNAMVAIGLCYKQLNINFKNYRDEIETKLSLGAEILPSSMNIIRDAMKTGMIPTIDSTKTLGIVSLPGMMTGLILAGTPPIEAIKFQIMVTFMLLATTSISAFLACFMSYRSFFNKRKQLSL; encoded by the coding sequence ATGAATGCAGAAAACACATTAAATATCTACTCGCTTTTAATAGCTTCTTCTTTAGTAATTGTGTCTATATTTATATCACATTCGCAAAAACTTAAATTAGAAAAAGAAATAATGATAGGTGTTATAAGAGCTGTAATTCAATTAACATTGGTAGGTTATGTTTTAAACTATGTATTTGGCCTTAAAAGCTATGCTTTCACAACTTTATTAATGTTATTTATGATATTTAATGCATCTATGAATGCTAGAAAAAGAGGCAGTAACATCCACAACGTCTTGCTTATTTCTTTAGTTTCAATAGGAGCTGGTACTATTATAACCTTAGGTGTTTTAGTATTATCTAAATCTATAAAATATGAGCCTTACTCTGTAATCCCTGTATCAGGAATGGTTATAGGTAATGCCATGGTAGCTATCGGTCTTTGTTATAAACAATTAAATATTAACTTTAAAAATTATAGAGATGAAATTGAAACTAAACTATCACTAGGTGCAGAAATATTGCCTTCCTCTATGAATATTATAAGGGATGCTATGAAAACAGGTATGATACCAACTATAGATTCTACTAAAACTCTTGGAATAGTTTCGCTTCCTGGTATGATGACTGGTCTTATACTAGCTGGAACGCCTCCAATTGAAGCTATAAAGTTTCAAATAATGGTTACATTTATGCTACTTGCAACAACTTCAATTTCTGCATTTTTAGCTTGTTTTATGTCCTACAGATCATTTTTTAATAAACGAAAACAATTATCTCTATAA
- a CDS encoding ABC transporter ATP-binding protein: MNLLTMKNVTYKDKDKNNIIIDNFSINVDKNDYMSIVGPSGSGKSTILKLFSHLISQTSGSIEFKGKDYLDYSPYELRKQITYCFQNPILFGDTVMDNLKFPYITRKKTLDKYRIKYFLKLFDLPYSILDKDIHKLSGGEKQRIALIRGILFKPEVLLLDEVTSALDEENTKIVESVVNKLNSEGMTILWVTHNMEQSIKYANKLLSIENGKLKSLEVVR, encoded by the coding sequence ATTAATTTGCTTACTATGAAAAATGTAACTTATAAGGATAAGGATAAAAATAATATAATAATAGATAACTTTAGTATAAATGTGGATAAGAATGATTACATGTCAATAGTAGGGCCTTCTGGTAGTGGAAAGAGCACTATTTTAAAGTTATTTAGTCACCTTATATCTCAAACCTCAGGTAGTATTGAATTTAAAGGTAAAGATTACTTAGACTATTCTCCCTATGAATTAAGGAAACAAATAACTTATTGTTTCCAAAATCCTATACTTTTCGGAGATACCGTAATGGATAATTTAAAATTTCCTTACATCACACGAAAGAAAACTCTAGATAAATATAGAATCAAATACTTTCTAAAATTATTTGATCTTCCATATTCAATATTAGATAAGGATATTCATAAACTTTCCGGTGGAGAAAAGCAAAGAATAGCACTTATTAGAGGAATCTTATTTAAGCCAGAAGTTCTACTTTTAGATGAGGTAACCTCTGCCTTAGATGAAGAAAATACAAAAATAGTTGAGTCTGTTGTAAATAAACTAAACTCAGAAGGAATGACTATACTTTGGGTAACACATAATATGGAACAAAGTATAAAGTATGCTAATAAACTTCTTTCCATTGAAAACGGAAAATTAAAAAGTTTAGAGGTGGTAAGATGA